A single window of Labeo rohita strain BAU-BD-2019 chromosome 4, IGBB_LRoh.1.0, whole genome shotgun sequence DNA harbors:
- the gnsa gene encoding N-acetylglucosamine-6-sulfatase has product MALFVFNSASKMVSSPLVIVHFILICVTLHCNNLAEAKTNPRPNIVLILTDDLDVSIGGMIPLVKTKKLIGDAGITFTNTFVASPLCCPSRASILTGKYPHNHHVVNNTLEGNCSSTAWQKTQEPETFPAFLQKHGIYQTFFAGKYLNEYGNKKAGGVEHVPPGWDHWFALERNSKYYNYTLSVNGRAQRHGQNYSEDYLTDVLANISIDFLENKSNRRPFFMMVSTPAPHSPWTAAPQYESSFPNIKAPRDPNFNIHGKDKHWLIRQAKTPMSNSSVEYLDNAYRKRWRTLLSVDDLVEKVVRKLEVRGELSNTYVIFTSDNGYHTGQFSLPMDKRQLYEFDIRVPLLVRGPNIKPNQTSPLLIANVDLGPTILDIAGYNVNETQMDGMSFLPILTGKGNSSMWRSDVLVEYEGEGSNISDPACPLLGPGVSECFPDCVCEDSYNNTYACVRTVSQAANLQYCEFDDNEVFVEVYNLTADPFQLSNIAKSIDQEVLEKMNHRLMMLQSCSGQSCRTPGVYDSQFRFDPRLMFSSLMPHRNKRRQTLK; this is encoded by the exons ATggcattatttgtttttaattcggCGTCAAAGATGGTGTCGTCTCCGTTAGTAATAGTACATTTTATTCTCATCTGCGTCACTTTGCATTGTAACAATCTGGCCGAGGCTAAAACGAATCCCAGACCGAATATTGTTTTAATCCTGACTGATGATCTGGATGTCTCCATCGGGGGAATG ATCCCTTTAGTGAAGACTAAAAAGCTGATTGGTGATGCTGGGATAACCTTTACAAACACG TTTGTCGCCAGTCCCCTTTGCTGTCCCAGCCGGGCGAGTATCCTGACAGGCAAATATCCTCATAACCATCATGTGGTCAACAACACGCTGGAGGGCAACTGCAGCAGCACTGCATGGCAGAAGACCCAAGAGCCTGAGACTTTCCCTGCCTTCCTTCAGAAACACGGCATCTATCAGACCTTTTTTGCTGGGAAGTATCTGAATGAG TATGGGAATAAAAAAGCAGGGGGAGTGGAGCACGTTCCTCCAGGCTGGGATCACTGGTTCGCCTTG GAGAGAAACTCTAAATACTACAACTACACGCTGTCTGTAAACGGCAGGGCGCAGCGGCATGGACAGAACTACAGTGAAGATTACCTTACAGATGTTCTG GCCAATATTTCTATCGACTTTTTGGAAAACAAGTCTAACCGCAGGCCTTTCTTCATGATGGTGTCCACACCGGCCCCGCACTCACCCTGGACGGCCGCTCCTCAATACGAGAGCAGTTTTCCCAACATTAAAGCTCCAAGAGACCCTAACTTTAACATACACGGAAAG GACAAGCACTGGCTCATCAGACAAGCAAAGACACCCATGTCGAACTCTTCAGTGGAGTACCTAGATAATGCCTACAGAAAACG GTGGCGCACTTTACTATCAGTAGACGACCTAGTGGAAAAGGTGGTGAGAAAGTTGGAGGTCAGAGGAGAGCTTAGCAACACCTACGTCATTTTCACGTCTGACAATGGATACCACACAG GCCAGTTTTCTCTTCCAATGGATAAGAGGCAACTCTATGAATTTGATATCAGAGTTCCTCTGCTGGTTCGAGGACCTAATATCAAACCCAACCAGACAAGCCCg TTACTTATAGCAAATGTGGATTTGGGCCCAACAATTCTTGATATCGCAGGATACAATGTCAATGAAACTCAGATGGATGGGATGTCATTTCTTCCTATCCTG ACTGGTAAAGGGAACAGCAGCATGTGGAGATCTGATGTACTGGTGGAATATGAGGGAGAAGGAAGCAACATCTCAGACCCAGCCTGCCCTCTGCTGGGCCCCGGGGTCTCG GAGTGTTTCCCCGACTGTGTGTGCGAAGATTCATACAATAACACGTACGCCTGCGTTCGCACGGTGTCACAGGCCGCCAACTTACAGTACTGTGAATTTGATGATAAtgag GTGTTTGTGGAGGTCTATAACCTGACAGCAGACCCGTTTCAGCTGAGTAACATCGCCAAGAGCATCGATCAGGAAGTCCTGGAGAAAATGAACCACCGTCTAATGATGCTGCAGTCCTGCTCGGGACAATCCTGCAGAACGCCAGGCGTCTACGACTCGCA